A stretch of Parvimonas micra DNA encodes these proteins:
- a CDS encoding CPBP family intramembrane glutamic endopeptidase has translation MRKTNLLNVKNFKKWILPIILLISYKFIFDKMISYIVINRAGNFSKSILIGNFIVAIILFLLIKFIFKGKLNSIDSSEKMDLKKSIIISIVVLFLTIGIIYGVMWVQSFLFSHISLNSSNADAITKEFKSNPLPVVGLSFVTSTLEELVYRQLLFGYLYDLFSGCNKYIRYITSALISAIIFGSIHDGLFHPAMLQYITYGFILSGLYLYTKRISSPIIVHVLFNLLLDLRRFIIYF, from the coding sequence ATGAGAAAAACTAATTTATTAAATGTAAAAAACTTTAAAAAATGGATATTACCAATTATTTTATTAATTTCTTATAAATTTATATTTGATAAGATGATTTCTTATATTGTAATAAATAGAGCAGGTAATTTTTCTAAATCGATATTAATTGGTAATTTTATTGTTGCAATTATATTGTTTTTGTTAATTAAATTTATATTTAAAGGAAAATTAAATTCGATTGATAGTTCTGAAAAAATGGACTTAAAAAAATCTATTATTATTTCAATAGTTGTGTTATTTTTAACTATAGGAATTATATATGGGGTTATGTGGGTACAATCTTTTCTTTTTAGTCATATTAGCTTAAATAGTTCCAATGCAGATGCTATTACAAAAGAATTTAAATCTAATCCCTTACCAGTAGTTGGGCTTTCTTTTGTAACATCAACACTTGAGGAACTAGTTTATAGACAACTGTTGTTTGGATATTTGTATGATTTATTTTCAGGATGTAATAAATATATTAGATATATAACTTCAGCATTAATATCTGCAATTATATTTGGATCAATACATGATGGTTTATTCCATCCTGCAATGCTTCAATACATAACTTATGGTTTTATTTTATCTGGACTTTATTTATATACAAAAAGAATATCATCTCCAATAATTGTACATGTTTTATTTAACTTACTTTTAGACCTTAGGAGATTTATAATTTATTTTTAA
- the lpdA gene encoding dihydrolipoyl dehydrogenase, whose amino-acid sequence MTKIAVIGAGPGGYEAAIRAAQMGAEVVLIEADRPGGTCLNRGCIPTKTLWKNAEIMENIHRKAEFGLLMDECKIDPIRLNERKCEVVEKIVGGVEFLIGSYPNIEYLKGFGSFVDPHKIHVKLNDGSEKDVTADYIIIATGSKPSVPPIAGTDLPNVITSDEFLDLKEIPEELIVVGGGVIGMEFASIYAQFGSKVTVMTNGVLPATDGEIQKRIPSIFKRAGIKIVNKVRASEITQENGKLKVTAKRVDKDKVEEAEGTMVLLATGRKANIDGLEIEKAGVVTERGAVVTDKGFKTNVDHIYAIGDVVYGNVQLAHVASAQAIHVVEKLMGEHPEINLDIVPACTFTLPEVAQVGLTEEEVIAQNIPYVKSKFMFSGNGKAVSLGEADGFVKVLATEDLKRILGIHIIGPHANDLIHEGTVAMANDMGVESIGKMIHAHPTLSEAFMEAIHQLEGKSIHSAPAK is encoded by the coding sequence ATGACTAAAATAGCTGTTATTGGAGCAGGCCCAGGAGGATATGAGGCTGCTATTAGAGCTGCACAAATGGGAGCAGAAGTTGTACTTATTGAAGCAGATAGACCGGGTGGTACTTGTTTAAATAGAGGATGTATCCCTACAAAAACACTTTGGAAAAATGCTGAAATTATGGAAAATATTCATAGAAAAGCAGAATTCGGTTTACTTATGGATGAATGTAAAATTGATCCAATAAGACTTAATGAAAGAAAATGCGAAGTTGTTGAAAAAATCGTAGGTGGGGTAGAATTCTTAATTGGTTCTTATCCAAATATTGAATACCTAAAAGGTTTTGGTTCTTTTGTTGATCCTCATAAAATTCATGTTAAATTAAATGATGGTTCAGAAAAAGATGTAACAGCTGATTACATAATCATTGCTACAGGTTCTAAACCAAGTGTTCCACCAATTGCAGGAACTGATTTGCCTAATGTAATTACTAGTGATGAGTTCTTAGATTTAAAAGAAATTCCTGAAGAACTTATAGTTGTTGGTGGTGGAGTTATTGGAATGGAATTTGCAAGTATTTATGCTCAATTCGGTTCAAAAGTAACTGTAATGACTAACGGTGTTTTACCTGCAACTGACGGAGAAATACAAAAGAGAATTCCAAGTATTTTCAAAAGAGCGGGAATTAAGATTGTAAATAAAGTTCGTGCTAGTGAAATTACACAAGAAAACGGTAAATTAAAAGTTACAGCTAAGAGAGTTGATAAAGATAAAGTTGAAGAAGCTGAAGGTACAATGGTTCTTTTAGCAACAGGAAGAAAAGCTAATATCGATGGATTAGAAATCGAAAAAGCTGGGGTTGTTACTGAAAGAGGAGCTGTAGTTACTGATAAAGGATTTAAGACAAATGTTGACCATATTTATGCTATTGGTGACGTTGTTTATGGAAATGTTCAACTTGCTCACGTTGCAAGTGCACAAGCAATTCATGTTGTTGAAAAATTAATGGGAGAACATCCTGAAATTAATTTAGATATTGTTCCTGCTTGTACATTTACTTTACCAGAAGTTGCTCAAGTTGGTTTAACTGAAGAAGAAGTTATTGCTCAAAATATTCCTTATGTTAAGAGTAAATTTATGTTCAGCGGAAATGGTAAAGCTGTTTCATTAGGAGAAGCTGATGGATTTGTAAAGGTTCTTGCAACTGAAGACTTAAAGAGAATTTTAGGTATCCATATTATTGGACCTCATGCAAATGACTTAATTCATGAAGGAACAGTTGCTATGGCAAATGATATGGGAGTTGAGTCAATAGGCAAGATGATTCACGCTCACCCAACTCTATCAGAAGCATTTATGGAAGCAATTCACCAATTAGAAGGAAAGTCAATCCATAGTGCACCTGCAAAATAA
- a CDS encoding CPBP family intramembrane glutamic endopeptidase, whose product MFEEIVYRKILFGYLYDLLSGCNKYVRFITSALVSSIIFGATHDGVFHPSMITYVIYGVVFSSVYFYTKRISASMTVHVLNNLFLAIMDIFGI is encoded by the coding sequence ATGTTTGAGGAAATAGTATATAGAAAAATCTTATTTGGATATTTATATGATTTACTTTCAGGATGCAATAAATATGTAAGATTTATAACGTCTGCACTTGTGTCATCAATAATTTTTGGGGCAACACATGATGGAGTTTTTCATCCTTCTATGATTACATATGTTATATATGGAGTAGTTTTTTCTAGTGTATATTTTTATACGAAAAGAATTTCTGCATCTATGACGGTGCATGTTTTAAATAATTTGTTTTTAGCAATTATGGATATTTTTGGAATTTAA
- a CDS encoding CPBP family intramembrane glutamic endopeptidase, translated as MSVKTKNFIVSLIISLVYFLGILRFSTLANKYLKSEFVLKNLSNINIILLLIFGVLVYLFCKKFPTNSISKGSKKEPLVKSILIGVCSGIALIVVMQIIYKILGFLGYPYDMTGEFIRIKNLVSNNKISLINMVFIIPFVTEIVYRNIVFGYLYDLYEGGYKFVRLFTPACLSGILFALINVKHALPVVVEAVIISLTFGYVYLKTKRIESAIIGHIVFSTGIVILSFIVKTSVL; from the coding sequence ATGAGTGTTAAGACAAAAAATTTTATTGTATCATTAATAATATCATTGGTGTATTTTTTAGGGATTTTAAGATTTTCTACATTGGCAAATAAATATTTAAAATCAGAATTTGTACTTAAAAACCTATCAAATATAAATATTATTTTACTTTTGATTTTTGGAGTTTTAGTATATTTGTTTTGTAAAAAGTTTCCAACAAATTCAATATCCAAAGGTAGTAAAAAGGAACCTTTAGTAAAATCAATTTTGATTGGGGTATGTTCTGGGATAGCTTTGATAGTTGTAATGCAAATTATATATAAAATTTTAGGATTTTTAGGTTATCCCTATGATATGACTGGAGAATTTATTAGAATTAAAAATCTGGTTTCTAATAATAAAATTTCCTTAATAAATATGGTGTTTATTATTCCATTTGTAACTGAAATAGTCTATAGAAATATAGTATTTGGCTACTTATATGATTTATATGAAGGTGGATACAAATTTGTCAGATTATTTACGCCAGCCTGTTTATCAGGAATTTTGTTTGCACTCATAAATGTAAAACATGCACTTCCTGTCGTAGTAGAAGCTGTAATTATATCCTTGACTTTTGGATATGTTTATTTAAAGACAAAAAGAATAGAAAGCGCGATAATCGGACATATTGTATTTAGTACAGGTATTGTAATACTTTCATTTATAGTAAAGACAAGTGTTTTATAA
- a CDS encoding CPBP family intramembrane glutamic endopeptidase codes for MINVKNFKKWIFPALMFIFFEFIFRQKILNSLFFGKIFIFKFFENPIVNNFFVGGICCLFGNCIIFLIIKYVFNGKLNSIDNSEKMDLKKSIIISILVFVFTMLIIYLASYIESIFKLDVYSLNAKNTRGTERLNLFVSLFSIASVNIFEELVYRRILFGYLYDLHSGCNKYIRIITSMIISSIIFGSTHDGVFHLAMIQYIIYGISFSAIYLYTKRISSAITVHILVNIFITIMRFF; via the coding sequence TTGATAAATGTAAAAAACTTTAAAAAGTGGATTTTCCCTGCTTTAATGTTTATATTTTTTGAATTTATTTTTAGGCAGAAAATTTTAAATTCTTTATTTTTTGGAAAAATATTTATTTTTAAATTTTTTGAAAATCCAATTGTAAATAATTTCTTTGTTGGTGGGATTTGTTGTCTATTTGGAAACTGTATAATATTTTTGATTATAAAGTATGTATTTAATGGAAAATTAAATTCTATAGATAATTCAGAAAAAATGGACTTAAAAAAATCTATAATTATTTCGATATTAGTTTTTGTTTTTACTATGTTGATTATATATTTAGCTTCATACATTGAAAGTATTTTCAAACTTGATGTTTATAGTTTGAATGCAAAAAATACTAGGGGTACTGAAAGACTAAATTTGTTTGTAAGTTTATTTTCAATAGCTTCGGTAAATATATTTGAAGAACTGGTGTATAGACGAATACTGTTTGGATATTTGTATGATTTACATTCGGGTTGTAATAAATATATTAGGATAATAACATCTATGATAATATCATCGATAATTTTCGGCTCAACACATGATGGTGTATTTCATTTGGCTATGATTCAGTATATAATTTATGGAATATCTTTTTCAGCAATATACTTATATACTAAGAGAATCAGTTCAGCTATAACTGTTCATATTTTAGTTAATATATTTATAACAATTATGAGATTTTTCTAA
- a CDS encoding YaaA family protein, with the protein MKIILSPAKTISKTCERFSLGVEFSDKTNEIIKNVPEVLVSKDYYKAFYMYDGMCYKNIKREEFDECDLEYIKEHLIIISALYGVLKPFDLINPYRLDFLMKTKMGNLYNFWKDDIAKNILKDTDFIVNLASDEFSKTVKKYISEKQILDFEFFEKVDGKLKKHSTISKKARGMMLNFMTKNKIENIEDIKKFDKDGYGFAEEMSLENKFVFVKNS; encoded by the coding sequence ATGAAAATAATTTTATCACCTGCAAAGACAATTTCTAAAACTTGTGAGAGATTTTCTTTGGGAGTTGAATTTTCTGATAAAACAAATGAAATTATAAAGAATGTTCCGGAAGTTTTGGTTTCAAAAGATTATTACAAGGCTTTTTATATGTATGATGGAATGTGTTATAAAAATATAAAAAGAGAAGAGTTTGATGAGTGCGATTTAGAATATATAAAGGAGCATTTAATTATTATTTCTGCACTTTATGGAGTGCTTAAACCTTTTGATTTAATTAATCCATATAGACTTGATTTTCTTATGAAAACAAAAATGGGAAATTTATATAATTTTTGGAAAGATGATATTGCCAAGAACATTTTAAAAGACACAGATTTTATTGTTAATCTTGCAAGTGATGAATTTTCAAAAACTGTTAAAAAGTACATTTCAGAGAAGCAAATTTTGGATTTTGAATTTTTTGAAAAAGTTGATGGAAAGTTAAAAAAACATTCTACGATTTCAAAAAAAGCTAGGGGAATGATGCTTAACTTTATGACTAAAAATAAAATTGAAAATATTGAAGATATAAAGAAATTTGACAAAGATGGATATGGTTTTGCTGAAGAAATGTCTTTAGAGAATAAATTTGTATTTGTAAAAAATAGTTAG
- a CDS encoding type II CAAX endopeptidase family protein — MGNIKNSKKWVVPILMFIFFEFIFRQRISKKIFYDDLLVFVFFDNTVVNKYFSLGLWCFVVACIILLISKFVFNGKMNSIDNSEKMDLKKSIIISILFFVFTMILVYTTKYVEYYIFNISNISLNTKNILAIEKLNFSVSMFSGVCISIFEEMVYRRILFGYLYDLHSGCNKYIRIITSVIVSSIIFGSIHDGVFAYAMVRYIIYGISFSAVYLYTKRISASIAVHVLINIFLIVKDTFL, encoded by the coding sequence GTGGGAAATATAAAAAATTCAAAAAAATGGGTAGTTCCAATTTTAATGTTTATATTTTTTGAATTCATTTTTAGGCAAAGAATATCAAAAAAAATATTTTATGATGATTTATTAGTTTTTGTTTTTTTTGATAATACTGTAGTAAATAAATATTTTTCATTGGGATTATGGTGTTTTGTTGTTGCTTGTATTATTTTATTAATTTCTAAGTTTGTATTTAATGGAAAAATGAATTCTATAGATAATTCTGAAAAAATGGATTTAAAAAAGTCTATAATTATTTCAATTTTATTTTTTGTATTTACTATGATATTAGTTTATACTACTAAGTATGTTGAATATTATATTTTTAATATATCTAACATAAGTTTAAATACTAAAAATATTCTTGCTATCGAAAAACTTAATTTTTCTGTGAGTATGTTTTCAGGCGTTTGTATATCTATTTTTGAAGAAATGGTGTATAGACGAATACTGTTTGGATATTTGTATGATTTACATTCGGGTTGTAATAAATATATTAGGATAATAACATCTGTAATAGTATCATCTATAATCTTCGGTTCAATACATGATGGTGTTTTTGCTTATGCTATGGTTAGATATATTATATATGGAATATCTTTTTCAGCAGTATATTTATATACTAAGAGAATCAGTGCTTCTATAGCAGTTCATGTTTTAATTAATATATTTTTAATAGTTAAAGATACATTTTTGTAA
- a CDS encoding IS3 family transposase, with product MAKLNKSSFYEWKEKLNKQIKSKEIYIIEKIKDIVKESKGRYGYRRVSKVLRLEYGLIVNHKKVLRIMKENELLCKKFKNRVRKYNLYKGTVGKIAKNVVNRNFKTDKTYKLWLTDITEFKIGNNTKKIYLSPILDTFNGEIISYSIGFSPTVNLTNVSLEKSLKRIKNKEQRRFNDSYRSRLSLQT from the coding sequence GTGGCTAAATTAAATAAAAGTTCCTTTTATGAGTGGAAAGAAAAACTAAATAAACAGATAAAGTCAAAAGAGATTTATATTATTGAAAAAATAAAAGATATAGTAAAAGAATCTAAAGGAAGATATGGATATAGAAGAGTAAGTAAGGTATTAAGATTAGAATATGGACTTATTGTAAATCACAAGAAAGTTTTAAGAATAATGAAAGAAAACGAACTTTTATGTAAAAAGTTCAAAAACAGAGTTAGAAAGTATAATTTATATAAAGGAACAGTGGGAAAAATCGCAAAAAATGTTGTTAATAGGAATTTTAAAACTGATAAAACTTATAAATTATGGCTAACAGATATAACAGAATTTAAAATAGGAAATAATACAAAGAAAATATATTTATCACCTATTTTAGATACTTTTAATGGAGAAATAATATCATATTCAATAGGTTTTAGTCCTACAGTAAATTTAACGAATGTGTCATTAGAAAAATCTTTAAAAAGAATAAAGAACAAAGAACAAAGAAGATTTAACGATTCATACAGATCAAGGCTTTCATTACAAACATAG
- a CDS encoding helix-turn-helix domain-containing protein, which produces MSKYDIKLKIKVIKEYEKNDISQSELSKKYKIPQTTISNWIKWYIDNGIKGVSKKVKNKIYTSNFKLFVLQYRKTNNLTFRETAVKFDITNDSIIVNWQRKYDEYGLDGLNSKTKGRKPKMKKSIPIEQKRKKNLQESEREELLRLREENLLLKAAIAYEKKLQALLMEKDLKTKKKQKR; this is translated from the coding sequence ATGTCAAAATATGATATAAAATTAAAAATAAAAGTAATTAAAGAATATGAAAAAAATGATATTAGTCAATCTGAATTATCAAAAAAATATAAAATACCACAAACAACTATTTCAAATTGGATAAAATGGTATATTGATAATGGTATTAAAGGCGTAAGTAAAAAAGTAAAAAATAAAATTTATACTAGTAATTTTAAGCTGTTTGTATTACAATACAGAAAAACTAATAATCTAACTTTTAGAGAAACTGCTGTTAAATTTGATATAACAAATGATTCAATCATAGTTAATTGGCAAAGGAAATATGATGAATATGGATTAGATGGTTTAAATAGTAAAACAAAAGGAAGAAAGCCTAAAATGAAAAAATCTATACCAATAGAACAAAAAAGAAAAAAAAATTTACAAGAAAGCGAAAGAGAAGAACTTTTAAGACTAAGAGAAGAAAATCTCCTATTAAAGGCAGCTATAGCTTATGAAAAAAAACTTCAAGCCTTGCTTATGGAAAAGGACTTAAAAACAAAGAAAAAGCAAAAGCGATAA